From Luteolibacter yonseiensis:
ATCGCGCCGCCGCTCCCCGCCGCCCGGCACGTCCCCGGAGCCCCCCGGTTCCGCTCATGAAATCCGCAAACAAAAGGGGATCGGTAAGAAGCCGGAAAAAAATGAATTCCGAGTGATGTTTTTCTTGTAACGTCCGGCACTCTTCCTCATACCTCCGCCCCGCGTTACGCGGGAATGGGTAGATGCCCGAGTGGCTAAAGGGGGCAGACTGTAAATCTGCTAGCGAAAGCTTACGTTGGTTCGAATCCATCTCTACCCACCATTTCATTTTAAACGACCAAGGGAGTTCTTCGGAACTCCCTTTTTCTTTGCGTAAAATCTCGCTGTCAATCTGCTGGCGGTTTCATACCAGACCCTTCCCGGTTAGGATCTGCAGATTGCCAATTCCGGCGTGAAGTTTGGCGTGCTCCCAAATGAGGAAGCTCGATTTTTCTTCCTTTTCAAACTGCTCCAATTTATTTGGTCTTCTGTAATGAAAACCCGATTTTTCAGATCATTTCTCGTGAGCGTGGCAATCGCCGCTGCCAGTGCTGCCCAAGCTGCGGTCCTGGTTGTTCCAGGAGCCTACGAGTCCACCGAAGGCGCGGGACAGAACAACTTCCCGTTATCGCTGACGGCGGGCAACACGCAACGATATCAGCAAGTGTTCGGCTCCGGTGGCTTCTCATCCCTTACCGGCCCCTTTCTCATCACCGAAATCGCCTTCAGGCCGAGCGCAGCGCAGGCCGCATTCACCTCGACCGCCACAATTCAATTAAGCCTGTCGACAACCTCCAAGGCTCCGGATGGCCTGAGCACTACGTTTGCCGAAAACGTGGGAGAAGACCCGGAGGTGGTCTTCAGCGGGGACCTGGCGATCTCGTCAGCCGCAGCGGGTCCGCCGGCCGGGCCCAAGGCATTCGATATCGTGATTACTTTCCAAACTCCTTACCTCTATGATCCGGCGGAGGGAAATCTTTTGATCGATTTCAGAACGTCTGCGACCTCGGGAGAGAATTTCTTTCTCGATGCCCAGTCAACGGTGGGCGATCAGATTTCGAGGGTCTACAGCAATCAGGCTCCTACGGCCGTTAACGCAACCACGGGCACCGCGGTTACCCTCGCCCTGATAACCCGTTTCACGATCACTGTCCCGGAGCCTTCATCTGCGGCCCTGATCGTTTTAGGCGGGATGACTTTGTTGCGCCGCCGTCGCTAGTTGGGGGGGAGTTTAAGCGGGGACTTTTACTCATTTCCGAGCGAAGGGTGAGATATCCTCAGATTTGAAGCCGTCCGAAGAGGTGCCAGTAGAATTGCTTTCACCGCTTTGGGACGGTCCAAATTTGGATTGTTTAGAGAACAGCTCAAACCTGAGCGGCCCTCCGGTTGCCAGCAAATCTGCTTTCACTGATTTCAGCCTTTGTAGACGCCCTCAAATTTGAGGGCGTCAATTCCGGCCTCGGCAAGCACCGTGCGGATGTCCCGCATGACGTTGGAATGATTCTTCCTGCGATCTCCGCGATGTGCTGGAATGCCAGAGGGGGGAGGGGTGCTGTTTTTTGGTTGATATTCCTAATTCTTCCAATTGGGGACTTCTGCTAGTTTACGTGTGCGTCTGTTCACCGGCCCCCCCTCAGTTAGCGCACCGAGCAAGCGACGGATGACAGAAGAGGGTGGGGGAGCCAATGGGAAATGAACGGCATTATCGCGAATAATGTGGACACCACCTGCTTTCCGTAACAGGGATGAGAGGTGATAAAAGTATCAATTGTATTTGTTTCCACCACTCTGGCGTCGGCCT
This genomic window contains:
- a CDS encoding PEP-CTERM sorting domain-containing protein, translated to MKFGVLPNEEARFFFLFKLLQFIWSSVMKTRFFRSFLVSVAIAAASAAQAAVLVVPGAYESTEGAGQNNFPLSLTAGNTQRYQQVFGSGGFSSLTGPFLITEIAFRPSAAQAAFTSTATIQLSLSTTSKAPDGLSTTFAENVGEDPEVVFSGDLAISSAAAGPPAGPKAFDIVITFQTPYLYDPAEGNLLIDFRTSATSGENFFLDAQSTVGDQISRVYSNQAPTAVNATTGTAVTLALITRFTITVPEPSSAALIVLGGMTLLRRRR